The Nicotiana sylvestris chromosome 6, ASM39365v2, whole genome shotgun sequence genomic sequence CAATAAAGTCTGGGATCTTGTTGAATTTCCAGAAAGTTCTAAAAGAATCGAGTGTAGATGGGTCTTTAAGACCAAACGCGATTCAAATGGCAATATTGAGAGATACAAAGCCGGACTTTTTGTCAAGGGTTATACTCAGAAAGTAGGCATTGATTATAAAGAGACCTTTTCACTGGTCTCAAAGAAAGACTCTATAAGAATTATTATGGTTTTGGTGGCTCATTATGATTTAGAGTTACACCAAATGGATATGAAAACTGTCTTTCTTAATGGAGACCTCGAGGAGGAAGTATATATGGACCAACCAGAGGGTTTCGAAACTAAAGAAAAGGTTAAATGGTGTGTAAACTGAAGAAGTCAATATATGGGCTTACACAAACTTCACAACAATGGTATATAAAGTTTAATGATACCATAACAtcttttgaatttgtgaaaaaTACCGCTGATCGGTGTATATACCAAAAGATCAACGGGAGCAAATTTATATGTTTAGtcatatatgttgatgatattctacTTACTGCTAATGATTTAGGCATATTGCGTGAGACTAAAGATTTTTTCTCtaagaattttgaaatgaaagatatggGTGAGGCATCCAATGTGATAGGAATAGAAATATTTCATGATAGATCACAAGGATTATTGTGATTGTCTCAGAAAGGCTATATCGAAAGAATTCTAGAGAGATTTAGTATGAACAATTGTTCAGCAGGAATTGTTCCAATTCAAAAGGGAGACaaatttagtctcatgcaatgacCTAAGAATGATGTAGAGCGAAAAGAAATGGAATCAATTCCTTACTCTTCCATTGTTGGTAGTCTGATGTATGCTCAGACTTGCACAAGACCGGATATTAGTTTTGCGGTCGAAATGTTGGGAAGATATCAGAGTAACCCAGGAATTGATCATTGGAAAGCTGCTAAGAAAGTTTTGAGGTATCTGAAAGGAACGAAGGATTACATGCTCATGTATAGGAGATCCAAGCATTTGGAAGTTGTTGGATACTCGGATTCAGATTTCGCTGGATGTATTGACACTAGAAAATTCACGTTTGGTTATTTGTTCCAATTAGCTGAAGGAGCAATATCGTGAAAGAGTGTCAAACAGTCTGTCATTGCTACATCCATGATGGAAGCAGAATTCGTGGCATGTTTTGAGGCCACAATTCATGCATTATGGCTGCAAAACTTTATTTCACGACTTAGGGTTATCGACACCATTACCAAGCCGCTGAAAATTTACTGTGATAATAATTCTGCAGCAGTATTCCTCTCCAAGAATGATAAGTACTCCAAAGGTACCAAACCTATGAAATTAAAGTACTTTACCGTCAAGGAGGAAGTTCAGAAACAAAGAGTGTCACTTGAGCATATTAGAACTGATCTCATGATTGCAGATCCGTTAACAAAAGGTTTACAGCCAAAGATATTTAAAGAACATGTACACATAATGGGTCTTGGCTGTATTTATGATTGATGTATTTATGATGTTTTGACACTCTGAGCTCATTTATGTGTTTCTGATATACATTAGTGATTTTCTGTTTCTCATAATGGTGTACAcattattgttttgagatattacAGGATAAGACTCAATGAGATATTATTGTGGAccataatctatattattataaaaacatgaatacaatgtcggtttacaaaaataaccttacaaTATTAagtataataactcataataaaaggacataaccgGAATTATTGTGGTTAgccttataatcctattagttttaggacataatactacactttaatatttagaactttaaaattaactaaattttgtttattaaatctttccttattgaaCTAGGTAAGAATTAAATAAAAACATTAAACTTAACCTTGTATTGGAAGAACTTAAGAAAGAATAGTCTAAATACGTATGGAAAGTCTTTGAAAAAATTTGGAGTTAAAAAATTCGAAAGATTATAAACTCAAGAGTCCACTTTGACTCAATGTTTTAGAAACTAATAATAGTATATATATTTTACCTTCTTTATTTATATTAGAATTTGAAGGAATATTTTTTTTACTGTGAACAAAATACCGTCCCTTCACAAAAATTGTAGTTGCATTTTATGTCGATTTTAATGattagttttaaaattattttattctacttgttgTTTGATCTTCatgattttttgtatttttaattatttaaatagaATCAACATTTAATATTTAGAGAAAATTTTATTTACTTTTCATCTCATAAATCAAACATGTTGTTTAGTAAAATTTACATGAGTTTTCAACATTGAATAGTTATTGATGGGGTACACAATGCACATACCGAGATTAATCTAACCTTACCTATCTCTACTTTCATGTGTCTTAAAATATAGTAAGTAaataaaaaatcttaaaaattacaTCATGACTCAAAGCTAATATCATGTCCTAATGATAAGTAACCTAACTtgtcggtttacaaaaataactttataatattaagtataataactcataataaaaggacataaccggaattctagatattagccttataatcctattaattttaggacataatactataCGTTAGGAATCTTATTAGTATAATTATTTCAGGCTGTCTAATTCATataaaattaaacaagtaaataactttagtcatgtaatcctattacttttaggatatacttcttcaaaattcctattactaatttaatttgaaaatgtattataatgtcctattactaacttaatttgagaatgtattatattgtccaaatccATTTAGAAAAAAGAgagtctatattattataaaagcataaatacaatatttatatACCAAAGTAGCCCTAAATTATTAATGGAAGAACTCATAGGAAAAGGACATAACTGTAATAACTTATTTTTTGGACAAC encodes the following:
- the LOC138871424 gene encoding secreted RxLR effector protein 161-like, whose protein sequence is MESIPYSSIVGSLMYAQTCTRPDISFAVEMLGRYQSNPGIDHWKAAKKVLRYLKGTKDYMLMYRRSKHLEVVGYSDSDFAGCIDTRKFTFGYLFQLAEGAIS